The Streptomyces sp. WZ-12 genome segment CGCTACGGCCGGTTGGACAGTGTCCACCCCGACGTAGCGGCCGCCAAGCGCCATGCCCGATCGCTTGGCGCGCCCGCCGACGGGTGGTGCCCGCCCACCGGGAAGCCCGCATCCGAGCTGTCCTGGCGCGTCTGCCCACTCGGGAACTTCGTGATTCAGGCCGAGGTTTCGGAAGCGGGTGCGGCATGACTACGGCGACACACCCCGTCGTTTCGACGGCATCCCGCAGCATTCCGACGGCAGCCCCCGGCGTTTCGGGGGCGCGGTGGTGGCGGCGTCCGGATGCGATGCGACTGCTTGGCCTGGTGGCCATCGGCGGTGGTTCGGCGCTGGCCGGGATCGGGTTCACCGGCTCGTATTCCGCACTCGCCCGGCTCGGTTCCGAGCACGGCTTCGGCTGGTTCGCCGACGTCTTCCCGATCGGGGTGGACGTCGGCATCGTGGTCCTGCTCACCTTGGACCTGTTCCTGATCCATCGCCGTGCGCCGTGGCCGGTGCTGCGACTGCTGGCCCACACCTTCACCGTGGCGACGATCGTGTTCAACGCTGCCGCGGCCGGCCCGATCCGCACGGATCCGGTCGGGGCGGCGATGCACGCGGTGGTCCCGCTGATGTTCGTCGCCTCCGTCGAAGCCGGCCGCCGCCTGGTCGTGCGGGCCGCGCAACTCGCCGACGGCAAAGCCGTGGACCGGATCCCGCTGCACCGCTGGATCCTGGCCCCTTGGCCGACCTGGCTGCTGTATCGGCGGATGCGGCTGTGGGGCCTTCCCTCCTACACCGCCGCGGTGACACGGGAGCAGGAACGGACCGTCTACCGCGTCATGCTCATCCGCGAGTACGGCGACGTCGACAAGGCGCCGCAAGAGGCCCGACTGCCGCTGAAGATGGCCCAGTACGGGCTGAGCGTGGACGAGGCCCTGGCCCTGCCCGCGCAGGCCGAACAAGCCGCCGCGCAACGCCGCGAACGGGCCGAGGAAGCCGAGATGGAGGCGCAGGCGCGGGCGGCGAAGCGACAGGCCCAGGCCGAAGTGCAGCAGCTTCGCACCGCCGCGGAAGTCGAGGAGGCCCGAGCGGAGGCGGCGGCCCTGGCAGGCGCCGCCAAGGCCACTGCGGAAGGCCGCACGGCCCAGGCCCACATCGAAGCCCAGGCCCGCACCCAGGCCGCCCAGCGAGCCGCCACAGCGGCGGAACGCACCGCAGCCGCCGAATCCGACGCCCTCCAATCCGCCACCGCCGCGGCCGCTTTGAGGAAGGCCGCCGAGGACGAGAAGGCCGCTCTCGAAACGCGGGCCCGCAACGCCGAAACGCAGAAGGCTGCCCTCGAAACGGAAGCCGCGGCCGCCGAAGCGCGTGCCCGGATCAAGGCCGCGGAAGCGGCAGAGGCGGCCAAGGAGAAGTCCCGCGCGGCCGATGTCGAGGCCGCGGAGGCGGCGAAGCAGCGTGCTGCCGAAACGCGGGCCCGTGTCGCCGAAATCGAGTTGGCCGCCCTCGAAAGGGAGGACCGGGCCCGGCTCAAGCCCTCGGAACGCGACGCCCGCCGTGTCGCCCGGATGATCCTCACCGACGCCGCCGGCATCCCCGAGAGCCTCGACCTGAAGGTCATCGCGGACGCCCTCGGAATCTCCGTGACCACCGCGTCAGACCGCCGCAAGGAAGCCGCCGCCCTCCTCTCCGGCGGCTACACCCTCCCGACAGTGGATACGCGGGTGCCGGCGTGAGCGGCCTTCGGATCGGTTCGCTGTGCACCGGCTACGGCGGCCTGGACATGGCCGCCCAAGCCGTCTTCGGGGGCACGGTGGCATGGGTCGCGGACCCCGACCCCGGCGCCTCCCTGATCCTCACCCACCACCACCCGCAGGTGCCCAACCTCGGCGACCTGACGGCCGTGGACTGGGCCGGCGTCGAACCGGTCGACGTGCTGACGGCCGGCTACCCGTGCCAGCCGTTCAGCACCGCCGGCCACCGAAAAGGAGTCGCCGATGACCGGCACATCTGGCCGCACATCGCGGGCGCCCTTCGCGTTCTACGACCCCGCGTCGCGGTCTTTGAGAACGTCGCAAACCACCTTCGAATCGGATTTCCCGACGTCCTCGCCGACCTTGCCGCCCTCGGGTTCGATGCGTGGTGGTGCGTTGTACGCGCATCCGACGTGGGCGCCCCCCACCAGCGGCGCCGGCTGGTCGTCCTTGCGGTCGCTGCCGACACCGACGGCTCGGGACTGGAAGGGTGCGGGCTACGACGGGCAGTTGCCGAACGCCGTGGCCCTGCTGCCGATGCCGCGGACCTCGGACACCAACGGGGCCGGAGCACACGGGGACGGAGGCCCGGACCTGTGGACCGCAGTGTCGCTACTGCCGACACCGACCGTGGCGGATTCACGGACCACGGCGAACCGGAGAGCGGACGGGACGCCGTACGGCAGCGGGTACGGCATGACGCTGACCGACGCCAGCCGGCGACTCCTGCCGACGCCCACGGCGTCGGACGGGGAGCGCCGGAGCGCGACGTACGGCAGGGGCAACCCGACGCTGTCTGGGGCCGTTTCCTCCCCGCCGTCCGACGCTGGGAGCACGTCACCGGACGGCCCGCCCCCGGGCCAACTGACGCTCTGGGGCGCCTGAACCCGCCGTTCGTCGAATGGATGATGGGCCTGCCCGTCGGTCACGTCACCGACGTCCCCGGCCTGACCCGCACCCAGCGACTCAAGGCGCTGGGCAACGGCGTCGTGCCGCAGCAGATCGAGGCCGCCTTGCGTTTCCTGGCACCGACCGCGGTCGGCGCCAGGCGGTGGGAGGTGGCGGCGTGAGCGAGCCGATCGCCGGCGCCGACCTGTGGCGACCGGTGATGGAGGCGGCCGGGTGGCGGTGCTGGTGCACCGGCCAGTGCGGCACCCCACACAGCAAGGACGACGGCCGCTGCCCCCGCACCCACGACGGCTACACCAACCCCCGCGGTGGCTGGGTCCGCCTCATCGCCGCCCCCGCCGACCCCACCACCACGCCCCTGGCCGCCGCCCAGCTCGGGTCGGCGGACCTGAGGGCCTGGTGCCCCGCCTGCCACACCGCCGCTACCCGCGCGGCCCGCAAGACCCGCGCCTACGGCCTGCGGCAGGGCGACGGGCTTTTCGACCTGTAGTCGCACCACGCCGCTCCCGGCCCGCCCGGGAGCGGCCCACTCAACGACGTCATGAGGAGCGGGATGAGCATCCGCCGCGAAACCGCCGAGGACGACGACCTGCGCACCGAGGGTCTCCTCGCACAGGCCGGACGAGCCATGACCAGCGCCGAGAGCCACCAGGACCCGTTCTTCCGGGCGGTCGTATCGGGCCTGGCCAGCAGCGATTCCCACGACCCGCCCGCGGGTCACAACTACCCCAAGAGGGGCTGAGAGGAGACACCGATGTTCCACGCAGGCGACGAAGTGCAGATCCTCAACTGCGCCGACGACCCCCGCGCCACCGGGTGGACCGGCCGAATCATCGACGAGGTCCCGCCCGGCCCCCTCACCGAAGGGCGGTGGACCGTCCACGGCGTGGGCCTGTTCATCGGCCCCGTCCTGTGCCACACCCACGAACTCCGCGCCACCGGCCGCAGGAAGGGCTGACATGACGACCCCGCGCCGCTACCAGTTCGACAACCCCCTGCCCACCCCGCGGCAGGAGACGCGCCTGCCCGTCTACCAGCCCACGCCGATGCCCGGCCCGGCCGTGTACGAGGACGGGCGGCCGATCGTCGTCCAGCACATCCACCACGCCCCGCCCGACCGCACCGTCCAACGCGTCGCCCTCGGGGCCGGCGTGGGCGGCGGTGCGGTGGCTGCTGGTGTCTTCCTTGGCCCGATGCTCGCAACTCTGCTGGCCTCCGCCGCCGTCCCGATCGCCTTCATCGCCCTGGCCCTGGTCTCCGCCGCGTGGGGCATCGGCACGGTCGTGAAGGCCGTCGGCGGCCCCGAGGGCGAGTCGGCCGCGAAGAACGTCGCCAAAGCCCGCCGGCGCGGCTGACGGTTGCCCAGACGCGCCCGGCCGAACTGGTCGGGCGCGGTGGGGAGCCGGGACAGCCCCGGCCAGACGGGAGCCGAGATGGCCCAGCACAACCAGCCGCCGCTCACGGCGGCCGAGAAAGCCAAGCTCACCGTTCTCACCGCCCGGATGTGCAAGCGCTCCCTGGCAGGCGAGCACGTCGACCTCAACGACCTTCAGCGCAAGGTCGATCGCATCCTCGACGACGCCGCCAAGCGCGCCGAGACCAACCCCCGCTGATTTCGCCCCGGGACGGCCGTATTCGCCTGGCAGCAGTCCGGCCGCCCCGGGTCCTGCCCACCCTTCACAGCAGACAGGGCACCAGCATGACCGATACCGTCACCCCTCCCGCGCACCTGCGCCCCGTACCGGACACCCCCGACGAGGACGACGCCCCGGCCGTACCGCCGGCCGTCGACAACCCCGCCCTGCCCAAGCCCGGCCTGGTCAACGAAAAGCGCAAGCCGATCCTGGCCGGCTGGATGACCAACCGCCGCGACTTCCTAGCCACCGCCCGCCACGCCAGCGCCAACCTCGGCTACGCCTCCCTCTACCACGGCGCCCGACTGCCGGTATACAGCGCGCGGTTGACGTTCATGGCCCCCCGCGGCGCGTGCCGGTTCGTCTCCTCCACCAACCGGTGGGTCTGGGACCGTGAGGCGGCCCCGCTGCGAGCCCACGCCGTCGCCAACGAGGACGTCGAGGAGTACATGCGGCTGGCCCGCCTGCGCGCCGGACGCGTCCGCCTGCGGGGCCTGGTGGCCCTGATCGCCGCCGTGTTCGGCACCGGCTTCGCCCTGTGGCTCTACGTCATGGCCCCCGGCCTGCTCTACGCGTTCGCCGCCGGCGGGGTACTGCTGCTGGGACGGGCCGGGCAGCAACCCGACGCCCCCGTCATCGGCCCCGCGGTACTCAAGACCGAGGTGCAAAAGCTCACCGGCACCATCGTGCTGCGCGGGCTGGAGAGCATCGGCAACACGAGGATCACCGCCGCCATCAAGAAGGGCGGCGACATGAACGGGATGCGCTTCACCAGCGAAATCGTCCGCGACGGCCCCGGCTACCGCGCCGAACTCGACCTCCCCTACGGCGTCACCCCCGACGACGTGATGAAGGAACGCGAACCACTCGCCTCCGGGCTGCGTCGCAAGGTCGGCTGCGTGTGGCCCTCCCCCGACCCCACCGAGCACGAAGGCCGGCTCATCCTGTGGGTCGGGGACAAGCCGATGAACGAGACCACCAAACCCGCCTGGCCACTGCTCAAGTCCGGGCAGGTGGACCTGTTCAAGCCCGTGGTGTTCGGCAACGACCAACGCATGCGCGACGTGCAGGTCACGCTGATGTTCGCCTCCGTCGTCGTCGGCTCCATCCCCCGCATGGGCAAGACGTTCCTGATCCGCCTGCTGCTCCTGATCGCCGCCCTCGACCCCCGCGCCGAACTGCACGCGTTCGACTTCAAGGGCACCGGCGACTTCGGCGCCCTGGAGCCCGTGTGCCACCGCTACCGGGCCGGCGAAGAGGACGAGGACATCGAATACGTCGTCCAGGCCCTGCGGGAGTTGAAGGAGGAACTACGGCGGCGGGCGAAGGTGATTAAGTCCCTGCCGCGCTCGCGGTGCCCGGAGTCCAAGGTGACCCCGGAGCTGGCCGGCGACAAGAAGCTGGGCCTGCACCCGATCGTCCTCGGCTTCGACGAGTGCCAAGTCCCCTTCGAGCACGAGAAGTACGGCGCGGAGATCGAAGCCATCTGCACCGACCTGGTCAAGCGCGGGCCCGCGCTCGGCATGGTGGCGATGTTCGGCACCCAACGCCCGGACGCCAAGTCCCTGCCCACCGGCATCTCCGCCAACGCCGTCCTGCGGTTTTGCCTGAAGGTGATGGGCCAGCCCGCCAACGACATGGTGCTGGGCACCAGCATGTACAAGGCCGGCTACCGCGCCACGATGTTCTCCCGCTCCGACCGCGGCATCTGCTGGATGGCCGGCGAAGGCGACGACCCCCGCATCGTCGCCTCCGCCTTCGTCGACGCCGTCGGCGCGGAAACCGTCGTGGCCCGGGCCCGCGCCATGCGTGAGGAGTACGGCAACGTCACCGGCCACGCCATCGGCCAAACCCCCAACGCCACCGCAGGATCCGACATCCTCGCCGACGTCCTCGCGGTCATTCCGGCGCTGGAGAAGGCCGTGTGGTGCGAGCGCATCGCCACCCGCCTTGCCGAGCTGCGGCCGGAGGCCTACACCGGCTGGAAGGGCGAGAACGTCACCGCCGCGATGAAGCCCTGGGGCATCAAGCCCGGCCAGGTCTGGGGGCAGACCGACGACGGCGAAGGCCGCAACCGGCGCGGCATCGAACGCGCCGACATCACCGCCGCCATCACCCGCCGTGACGCCGACCGGGCCGCCGCATAGCCCCCGGCACCCCTGCTAGACCTAGCAGCCTCCGCTGCTAGGTCTAGCACCCTCGCTAGCACCCAAAAGGGCCTGTGATCAGGCACCTAGCGCCTAGCAGCCGATCAGGCCCAACCCCCGAAAACCGCCTCTGGAACGGGAGTTGACCCCCATGTTCCCCGCTAGCTTCTTCGCGCTGACCGCGGCACTCGCCGGTTACACACTGTTGTGCATCGCCGCGCCGTTCGGTCGCTGCCGACGCTGCCGCGGCTTCGGCCAACGCGTCCGCTACCACCGCGACGGCACCGCCAAGCCCGGCAAGTTCTGCCGCCGCTGCAACGGCACCGGCAAACGCATCCGCATCGGCCGCCGACTCCACCACCACGCCCGCCGCATCCACGCCGACGGCACCCGCACCCACCACACCGACTCCAAGGAGGCCCTGCCGTGGCAATAACCCTCTCCCTCGTCCTCATCCTCGGCCTGCTGCTGGCCCTGCTCATCCGCTACAAGTCCCTCGGTCTCGGCGCCGCCGCCGTGGCCGTCCTCTTCGGCTTCTACCTCGCCAGCACCGACGCCCGCCACACCATCAACGAACTCACCACCGCCGTCACCCACGCCATCACCAATCACTAAGGAGCCCCATGCCGACCGAGAACTTCGAGACCATCCGCTACACCGCCGACGTGGTCGCCATCAGCGACGGCCGCGTACTGCTCATCGAGCGAGGCTGGGACCCCTACGAAGGCCACTGGGCACTGCCCGGCGGCCACGTCGACGCCGGGGAGACCAGCCGCGCGGCGGCCGCGCGAGAACTGGCCGAGGAGACCGGCGTCCACGTGGCCGCCGACGACCTGAGCCAGATCGGCGTCTTCGACTGCCCCGACCGCGACCCGCGCGGCCGGTACATCACCGTCGCCTACCTCGCCGTCGTCCCCGCCGGCACCGTCCTCGCTGCTGGAGACGACGCCCGCTCCGCCCGCTGGTGGCCCCTGGACGACCTGCCGCCGCTCGCGTTCGACCACGCCGACATCCTCCACGCCATCACCAGCAACTAGGAGACTCGCATGCCCCGACTGCGCATCCAACGCGCCACCTGGCCCCGACCGGCCCTGATCCTCACCGACACCCCGCGCCCCAACTGCCGCGACTGCGAGGGTGACGGCGGCATCGCTCACGACTACGGCGACCACAACGGCGAGTACGCCGGCACCGACTGGGAGCCCTGCCACTGCTGGGACCAAGACCGCCGTTGGCTCCTGATGCCCCTGCCGCGTCCGCCCTGGCGCCGCCGCGGCCCCGGCCGTGACCCGTGGGGCACCGGCGGCTACAGCGACGAACCGCCCTTCTAAGACCGGAGAGGACACCCGTGATCGAGAACTACGCCGCACACACTCGCCGTGTCTCCTGCTACGTCCCC includes the following:
- a CDS encoding DUF2637 domain-containing protein — translated: MRLLGLVAIGGGSALAGIGFTGSYSALARLGSEHGFGWFADVFPIGVDVGIVVLLTLDLFLIHRRAPWPVLRLLAHTFTVATIVFNAAAAGPIRTDPVGAAMHAVVPLMFVASVEAGRRLVVRAAQLADGKAVDRIPLHRWILAPWPTWLLYRRMRLWGLPSYTAAVTREQERTVYRVMLIREYGDVDKAPQEARLPLKMAQYGLSVDEALALPAQAEQAAAQRRERAEEAEMEAQARAAKRQAQAEVQQLRTAAEVEEARAEAAALAGAAKATAEGRTAQAHIEAQARTQAAQRAATAAERTAAAESDALQSATAAAALRKAAEDEKAALETRARNAETQKAALETEAAAAEARARIKAAEAAEAAKEKSRAADVEAAEAAKQRAAETRARVAEIELAALEREDRARLKPSERDARRVARMILTDAAGIPESLDLKVIADALGISVTTASDRRKEAAALLSGGYTLPTVDTRVPA
- a CDS encoding NUDIX hydrolase → MPTENFETIRYTADVVAISDGRVLLIERGWDPYEGHWALPGGHVDAGETSRAAAARELAEETGVHVAADDLSQIGVFDCPDRDPRGRYITVAYLAVVPAGTVLAAGDDARSARWWPLDDLPPLAFDHADILHAITSN
- a CDS encoding FtsK/SpoIIIE domain-containing protein, giving the protein MTDTVTPPAHLRPVPDTPDEDDAPAVPPAVDNPALPKPGLVNEKRKPILAGWMTNRRDFLATARHASANLGYASLYHGARLPVYSARLTFMAPRGACRFVSSTNRWVWDREAAPLRAHAVANEDVEEYMRLARLRAGRVRLRGLVALIAAVFGTGFALWLYVMAPGLLYAFAAGGVLLLGRAGQQPDAPVIGPAVLKTEVQKLTGTIVLRGLESIGNTRITAAIKKGGDMNGMRFTSEIVRDGPGYRAELDLPYGVTPDDVMKEREPLASGLRRKVGCVWPSPDPTEHEGRLILWVGDKPMNETTKPAWPLLKSGQVDLFKPVVFGNDQRMRDVQVTLMFASVVVGSIPRMGKTFLIRLLLLIAALDPRAELHAFDFKGTGDFGALEPVCHRYRAGEEDEDIEYVVQALRELKEELRRRAKVIKSLPRSRCPESKVTPELAGDKKLGLHPIVLGFDECQVPFEHEKYGAEIEAICTDLVKRGPALGMVAMFGTQRPDAKSLPTGISANAVLRFCLKVMGQPANDMVLGTSMYKAGYRATMFSRSDRGICWMAGEGDDPRIVASAFVDAVGAETVVARARAMREEYGNVTGHAIGQTPNATAGSDILADVLAVIPALEKAVWCERIATRLAELRPEAYTGWKGENVTAAMKPWGIKPGQVWGQTDDGEGRNRRGIERADITAAITRRDADRAAA
- a CDS encoding DUF6257 family protein, which encodes MAQHNQPPLTAAEKAKLTVLTARMCKRSLAGEHVDLNDLQRKVDRILDDAAKRAETNPR
- a CDS encoding DNA cytosine methyltransferase — encoded protein: MSGLRIGSLCTGYGGLDMAAQAVFGGTVAWVADPDPGASLILTHHHPQVPNLGDLTAVDWAGVEPVDVLTAGYPCQPFSTAGHRKGVADDRHIWPHIAGALRVLRPRVAVFENVANHLRIGFPDVLADLAALGFDAWWCVVRASDVGAPHQRRRLVVLAVAADTDGSGLEGCGLRRAVAERRGPAADAADLGHQRGRSTRGRRPGPVDRSVATADTDRGGFTDHGEPESGRDAVRQRVRHDADRRQPATPADAHGVGRGAPERDVRQGQPDAVWGRFLPAVRRWEHVTGRPAPGPTDALGRLNPPFVEWMMGLPVGHVTDVPGLTRTQRLKALGNGVVPQQIEAALRFLAPTAVGARRWEVAA
- a CDS encoding DUF6251 family protein — translated: MTTPRRYQFDNPLPTPRQETRLPVYQPTPMPGPAVYEDGRPIVVQHIHHAPPDRTVQRVALGAGVGGGAVAAGVFLGPMLATLLASAAVPIAFIALALVSAAWGIGTVVKAVGGPEGESAAKNVAKARRRG